From a region of the Tachysurus fulvidraco isolate hzauxx_2018 chromosome 5, HZAU_PFXX_2.0, whole genome shotgun sequence genome:
- the serbp1a gene encoding SERPINE1 mRNA binding protein 1a isoform X2, whose translation MPGHLQEGFGCVVTNRFDQLFDDEEDPFEVLKQAETKKKDAAAAPGAKSTAQAAKQPRKDTQKDRKVPVPEKKEDTTTPVPLKKEGMRRMGRRPEQQAQQGSQQQQQQGGQGEGRPQAERRTERRPPRERRPDKPAEDKPAEGGEFSVEKSAGERPFRGRGGGRGGRGGRGRGMGRSDGFDSRGKREFDRHSGSDRSFKPEEKRGGGGPHNWGTVKDELSELDQSNVTEETPEGEEHPPADSENKENEAEEVKEEGPKEMTLDEWKAQQDKERAKVEFNLRKANDGSEWKKGFLLHKSKAKDAPLEDAAGDHHLRKPANDITSQLEINFGDLGRPGRGRGGPRGGGRGGGARGGGGPTRPPRERRPDKVSGGSVPNVDDPEAFPALA comes from the exons ATGCCCGGACATCTACAAGAAGGTTTCGGCTGCGTCGTCACCAATCGGTTCGACCAGTTATTTGATGATGAAGAGGATCCGTTTGAGGTGTTAAAACAAGCCGAGACCAAGAAGAAGGACGCGGCCGCCGCTCCGGGGGCCAAGAGCACGGCGCAGGCTGCCAAACAGCCCCGCAAGGACACGCAGAAGGACAGGAAAGTGCCTGTTCCCGAGAAGAAAGAAGACACCACGACGCCCGTTCCTCTGAAGAAGGAAG gcATGAGGAGGATGGGCCGGCGGCCGGAGCAGCAGGCTCAGCAGGGCTctcagcagcaacagcagcagggGGGTCAGGGCGAGGGTCGCCCCCAGGCAGAACGACGCACCGAGAGAAGGCCTCCACGTGAGCGCCGACCAGATAAACCTGCTGAGGACAAGCCAGCAGAGGGTGGGGAGTTCTCTGTGGAAAA GTCTGCTGGCGAGCGGCCGTTCCGAGGCCGTGGCGGAGGCAGAGGGGGTCGTGGAGGTCGAGGCAGAGGCATGGGACGCAGCGATGGATTTGACTCGCGTGGAAAACGTGAATTCGACAGGCACAGTGGCAGCGACCGGTC CTTTAAACCAGAAGAAAAGCGAGGAGGTGGAGGACCTCATAACTGGGGCACCGTCAAAGACGAACTGAG TGAGCTTGACCAATCAAATGTCACAGAGGAGACCCCTGAGGGAGAGGAGCACCCACCCGCTGACTCTGAGAACAA GGAGAACGAGGCTGAGGAGGTGAAAGAAGAAGGGCCTAAGGAAATGACCCTGGACGAATGGAAAGCCCAGCAGGACAAGGAGAGAGCTAAGGTGGAGTTCAACCTTCGTAAAGCCAATGACGGATCTGAATGGAAGAAAGGATTCCTGCTGCACAAGTCCAAAGCCAAGGAT GCTCCGTTAGAGGATGCCGCTGGTGATCACCACCTCCGTAAGCCTGCCAATGACATCACGTCCCAGCTGGAGATTAACTTCGGAGACCTGGGCCGTCCCGGACGCGGTCGTGGAGGACCTcgtggaggaggaagaggaggaggagcccGTGGGGGTGGCGGACCTACCAGACCACCTCGTGAGCGCAGGCCTGATAAG GTGAGCGGAGGATCAGTTCCCAATGTGGATGATCCAGAGGCTTTTCCAGCTCTGGCTTAA
- the serbp1a gene encoding SERPINE1 mRNA binding protein 1a isoform X1: protein MPGHLQEGFGCVVTNRFDQLFDDEEDPFEVLKQAETKKKDAAAAPGAKSTAQAAKQPRKDTQKDRKVPVPEKKEDTTTPVPLKKEGMRRMGRRPEQQAQQGSQQQQQQGGQGEGRPQAERRTERRPPRERRPDKPAEDKPAEGGEFSVEKSAGERPFRGRGGGRGGRGGRGRGMGRSDGFDSRGKREFDRHSGSDRSSFKPEEKRGGGGPHNWGTVKDELSELDQSNVTEETPEGEEHPPADSENKENEAEEVKEEGPKEMTLDEWKAQQDKERAKVEFNLRKANDGSEWKKGFLLHKSKAKDAPLEDAAGDHHLRKPANDITSQLEINFGDLGRPGRGRGGPRGGGRGGGARGGGGPTRPPRERRPDKVSGGSVPNVDDPEAFPALA, encoded by the exons ATGCCCGGACATCTACAAGAAGGTTTCGGCTGCGTCGTCACCAATCGGTTCGACCAGTTATTTGATGATGAAGAGGATCCGTTTGAGGTGTTAAAACAAGCCGAGACCAAGAAGAAGGACGCGGCCGCCGCTCCGGGGGCCAAGAGCACGGCGCAGGCTGCCAAACAGCCCCGCAAGGACACGCAGAAGGACAGGAAAGTGCCTGTTCCCGAGAAGAAAGAAGACACCACGACGCCCGTTCCTCTGAAGAAGGAAG gcATGAGGAGGATGGGCCGGCGGCCGGAGCAGCAGGCTCAGCAGGGCTctcagcagcaacagcagcagggGGGTCAGGGCGAGGGTCGCCCCCAGGCAGAACGACGCACCGAGAGAAGGCCTCCACGTGAGCGCCGACCAGATAAACCTGCTGAGGACAAGCCAGCAGAGGGTGGGGAGTTCTCTGTGGAAAA GTCTGCTGGCGAGCGGCCGTTCCGAGGCCGTGGCGGAGGCAGAGGGGGTCGTGGAGGTCGAGGCAGAGGCATGGGACGCAGCGATGGATTTGACTCGCGTGGAAAACGTGAATTCGACAGGCACAGTGGCAGCGACCGGTC CAGCTTTAAACCAGAAGAAAAGCGAGGAGGTGGAGGACCTCATAACTGGGGCACCGTCAAAGACGAACTGAG TGAGCTTGACCAATCAAATGTCACAGAGGAGACCCCTGAGGGAGAGGAGCACCCACCCGCTGACTCTGAGAACAA GGAGAACGAGGCTGAGGAGGTGAAAGAAGAAGGGCCTAAGGAAATGACCCTGGACGAATGGAAAGCCCAGCAGGACAAGGAGAGAGCTAAGGTGGAGTTCAACCTTCGTAAAGCCAATGACGGATCTGAATGGAAGAAAGGATTCCTGCTGCACAAGTCCAAAGCCAAGGAT GCTCCGTTAGAGGATGCCGCTGGTGATCACCACCTCCGTAAGCCTGCCAATGACATCACGTCCCAGCTGGAGATTAACTTCGGAGACCTGGGCCGTCCCGGACGCGGTCGTGGAGGACCTcgtggaggaggaagaggaggaggagcccGTGGGGGTGGCGGACCTACCAGACCACCTCGTGAGCGCAGGCCTGATAAG GTGAGCGGAGGATCAGTTCCCAATGTGGATGATCCAGAGGCTTTTCCAGCTCTGGCTTAA